Proteins from a genomic interval of Clostridium scatologenes:
- a CDS encoding APC family permease, which translates to MNIKRDNLGEGSTELKRDLGLFSAIAVIMGQMIGSGIYMTPQGLAQLANPKAAILAMIITGTGTMLLALCFAKMGEKMPISGSAVVYTKEAFGDLPAFFVGWSYWCGCWIANGAIILGGINYLAYFFPVIMKNGFYQAIISIGLIWLYTLINIKGVKEAGYVNLVLTIIKLLPLAVFLIIAIPNFSVGNLNTVSSPKVSGLSVLPVAIAYTLWSFTGFEGASMIAGEVKDVKTIRLATIIGTGLVFMLYLLLIVVADGNMSQSSLAVAQSPFADIIYNVTGGYWAGGFISLGVCISAFGCVGAWILSSARIAFSLGEQKLFPESFCKLHVKYSTPSFALIINAVLMSIIMFIGCITNHGKMYNFLVLFATMSLLIFYVFGAASEVKLFVTKTEPFNPFTFIKNSLLGLAAFAYAVYTIYGSGADVVMYGFIFMLIGIPVYIYVQLKNGK; encoded by the coding sequence ATGAATATTAAAAGAGATAATCTTGGAGAAGGTTCAACTGAATTAAAAAGAGATTTGGGGCTATTTTCGGCAATTGCTGTTATTATGGGACAAATGATAGGATCTGGGATTTACATGACTCCACAAGGACTTGCACAGTTAGCAAATCCTAAGGCAGCAATTTTAGCAATGATAATTACAGGAACTGGTACAATGCTACTTGCACTATGCTTTGCAAAAATGGGTGAAAAAATGCCAATATCAGGTTCAGCTGTTGTGTACACTAAAGAAGCTTTTGGCGATCTTCCTGCATTTTTTGTAGGATGGTCCTATTGGTGTGGATGCTGGATAGCAAATGGCGCAATAATATTAGGTGGAATCAATTATTTGGCATATTTTTTCCCAGTAATTATGAAAAATGGATTTTATCAAGCAATAATTTCTATTGGACTTATTTGGCTATATACATTAATAAACATTAAAGGGGTCAAAGAAGCCGGGTATGTAAATTTAGTTCTAACTATAATAAAATTGTTGCCTTTGGCAGTATTTTTGATTATAGCAATACCTAATTTTAGTGTTGGAAACTTGAATACTGTTTCTTCACCTAAAGTATCAGGACTTTCTGTTTTGCCAGTTGCCATTGCATACACTCTTTGGTCTTTTACAGGATTTGAGGGAGCAAGCATGATTGCAGGTGAGGTAAAGGATGTAAAGACAATAAGACTGGCAACTATAATTGGGACAGGCTTAGTATTTATGCTATATTTATTGCTAATTGTTGTTGCCGATGGAAATATGTCGCAATCAAGTCTGGCTGTAGCTCAGTCTCCATTTGCAGATATTATTTATAATGTCACAGGAGGATATTGGGCCGGAGGATTTATTTCCTTAGGAGTTTGTATTTCTGCTTTTGGCTGCGTTGGTGCATGGATACTATCTTCTGCGAGAATAGCTTTTTCTCTTGGAGAACAGAAACTTTTTCCAGAAAGTTTCTGTAAATTACATGTTAAATATAGTACACCGAGTTTTGCATTGATTATAAATGCAGTACTTATGTCTATTATAATGTTCATAGGATGTATTACGAATCATGGAAAAATGTATAATTTTTTAGTCTTGTTTGCAACTATGTCACTGTTGATATTTTATGTCTTTGGTGCTGCCTCTGAAGTGAAGCTTTTTGTAACTAAAACAGAACCATTTAATCCATTTACTTTTATAAAAAATTCTTTATTAGGACTTGCAGCATTTGCTTATGCTGTTTATACGATCTATGGTTCAGGTGCAGATGTAGTAATGTATGGTTTTATATTTATGTTGATTGGAATTCCGGTTTATATTTATGTTCAATTAAAAAATGGAAAGTAA
- the vorB gene encoding 3-methyl-2-oxobutanoate dehydrogenase subunit VorB — MKHILMKGNEALAEAAIRAGCRFYSGYPITPQTEILEYMSWRMEEAGGVFIQTESELSGINMLLGASAGGARVVATSSGPGFTLFQEGISYLVAADLPAVIVDVMRYGNGLGDVGQSQGDYWQLTRGGGHGDYRTIVLAPNSVQENADLAYLAFDLAEKYRHPVLIGSDAAIGQMVEKVELPEMKEHDINKYDWSIKGCKKGNVQKKITNRLYYMENYDEYLRNKYKEMELNEQRWQSIQTEDAEVILVAYGISSRVCIEAVEIARVQGIKLGLIRIITLWPFPVNAFKEVSNDCKAFMTVEMNILGQMVEDVVLATNNKYPVYAYATVKEVPETDIIIRKAKEILVDKEV; from the coding sequence ATGAAACATATATTAATGAAAGGCAATGAGGCATTAGCAGAAGCGGCGATTAGAGCAGGCTGTAGATTTTATAGCGGATATCCTATTACTCCGCAAACTGAGATATTAGAATACATGTCTTGGCGTATGGAGGAAGCAGGAGGTGTATTTATACAAACAGAATCTGAATTATCTGGAATAAATATGCTTTTAGGTGCATCTGCTGGCGGAGCAAGAGTAGTTGCTACTTCTTCAGGACCAGGTTTTACATTATTTCAAGAAGGAATATCTTATTTGGTTGCTGCAGATCTTCCTGCTGTAATCGTTGATGTAATGAGATATGGAAATGGTTTAGGAGATGTTGGACAAAGTCAGGGAGATTATTGGCAGTTAACAAGAGGTGGTGGACACGGAGATTATAGAACTATTGTACTCGCTCCAAATTCTGTTCAAGAAAATGCTGATTTAGCATATTTAGCATTTGATTTAGCAGAAAAGTATAGACATCCGGTACTTATTGGATCAGATGCAGCTATAGGTCAAATGGTGGAGAAAGTAGAACTTCCTGAGATGAAAGAGCATGATATTAACAAATATGATTGGTCAATCAAAGGATGTAAAAAAGGAAATGTTCAAAAGAAAATAACTAATAGATTATATTATATGGAAAATTATGATGAATATTTGAGAAATAAATATAAAGAAATGGAATTAAATGAGCAAAGGTGGCAATCAATACAAACTGAAGATGCAGAAGTGATATTAGTAGCTTATGGAATAAGTTCCAGAGTGTGTATAGAAGCGGTTGAGATAGCCAGAGTTCAGGGCATAAAATTGGGTCTTATTAGGATAATTACACTATGGCCATTTCCAGTAAACGCTTTTAAAGAGGTTTCTAATGATTGTAAAGCATTTATGACTGTTGAAATGAATATTTTAGGCCAAATGGTAGAAGATGTTGTATTAGCTACAAATAATAAATATCCTGTATATGCTTATGCCACAGTAAAAGAAGTTCCAGAGACGGATATTATAATTAGAAAAGCAAAAGAGATTTTAGTAGATAAGGAGGTATAA
- the hisC gene encoding histidinol-phosphate transaminase, with translation MNITGARKAVYTAEAYVSGKSMDDVKKEYNLTKVIKLGSNENPYSPFPNAIKAMTEELSAIGIYPEINFIKLRETLGKKFNLTSEYIGLGHGAGGVLETISRLFIESGDEVIVPTQSYRLYREISKIMGGVVREVSLDENYTISVENIIKTINAKTKIVWLCNPNNPTGTIIKKEDIDSILDVLPESGWLVLDEAYVEFSNTCEVPDVVKYIKNNKHLLSVRTFSKYYGLAGARLGYVIAAPNVINGFDTVSEPFNANRIALAGGIQCLTSDKENVEKASKLLIEERERVSNELEKLNCEVTKSHSNFIFYKVPCDGEELGTYMLKRGVIVRPCSGWGYSNHIRVTVGMREEMDEFLKVTKDGLEALKD, from the coding sequence ATGAATATTACAGGTGCAAGAAAAGCAGTTTATACTGCAGAAGCTTATGTTTCTGGTAAAAGTATGGATGATGTGAAAAAGGAGTATAATTTAACGAAAGTAATTAAATTAGGATCAAATGAAAATCCTTATTCTCCATTTCCTAATGCCATTAAAGCAATGACCGAAGAGTTATCAGCAATAGGAATATATCCGGAAATTAATTTTATTAAGCTTAGGGAAACTTTAGGTAAAAAATTCAATTTAACCTCTGAATATATTGGGTTAGGACATGGTGCTGGTGGAGTTCTTGAAACAATATCTAGACTATTTATAGAATCTGGAGATGAAGTAATTGTACCAACTCAATCATACAGATTGTATAGAGAAATATCCAAAATAATGGGTGGAGTAGTTAGAGAAGTCTCACTTGATGAAAATTATACGATAAGTGTTGAAAATATTATCAAAACTATTAATGCAAAAACAAAAATAGTTTGGTTATGCAATCCTAATAATCCTACAGGTACTATTATAAAGAAAGAAGATATAGATAGCATTTTGGATGTATTGCCTGAAAGTGGATGGTTGGTTCTTGATGAAGCTTATGTAGAATTTTCTAATACTTGTGAAGTCCCAGATGTAGTTAAATACATAAAAAATAATAAACATCTTTTGTCTGTAAGAACTTTTTCAAAATATTATGGACTAGCAGGGGCAAGATTAGGATATGTAATAGCTGCTCCAAATGTAATTAATGGTTTTGATACAGTAAGCGAACCTTTCAATGCAAATAGAATTGCTTTAGCTGGAGGAATACAGTGTTTAACATCTGACAAAGAAAATGTTGAAAAAGCATCAAAATTATTAATTGAAGAAAGAGAAAGAGTATCAAATGAATTAGAAAAGCTAAATTGTGAAGTTACAAAGTCTCATAGTAATTTTATTTTCTATAAAGTTCCTTGTGATGGAGAAGAATTAGGTACGTATATGTTAAAAAGAGGAGTTATTGTTAGACCGTGCAGTGGATGGGGCTACTCAAATCATATAAGAGTTACTGTAGGGATGAGAGAAGAAATGGATGAGTTTTTAAAAGTAACTAAAGATGGCCTTGAAGCTCTTAAAGATTAA
- a CDS encoding GntR family transcriptional regulator, with translation MSNYESLRDYVYKYISNKIQNGELQSNQKISEAAICKDLSISRTPAREALIQLASDNLILYLPRRGFFVKEMSLKEKLDLYAVLACLDAYAATLTIEKLSDKDFKDMEDIIEKIDVAIENRNYSLYNELQFGFHNVYLSKCDNEKLIEILNTLEHSFLPVTYANKNPEVLFQVLKDVNNEHRNIIELFKKKKSEELEHFLREVHWATKYLDMV, from the coding sequence TTGAGTAATTATGAGTCTTTAAGAGATTATGTTTATAAATATATTTCTAATAAAATTCAAAATGGTGAATTACAATCCAATCAAAAAATCAGTGAAGCTGCTATATGCAAAGACTTATCTATAAGCAGAACTCCTGCTAGAGAAGCACTGATACAGCTGGCTTCTGATAATCTTATTTTGTATCTTCCAAGAAGAGGCTTCTTTGTGAAAGAAATGTCATTAAAGGAGAAACTTGACCTTTATGCAGTACTTGCTTGCTTAGATGCATATGCAGCTACATTAACTATAGAAAAATTATCAGATAAAGATTTTAAAGATATGGAAGATATAATAGAAAAGATTGATGTAGCTATTGAAAATAGAAATTATAGTTTGTACAATGAATTACAATTTGGTTTTCACAATGTATATCTTAGTAAATGTGATAATGAAAAGTTGATAGAAATATTAAATACATTAGAGCATAGTTTTTTACCTGTTACATATGCTAATAAAAATCCAGAAGTTCTTTTTCAAGTGCTTAAAGATGTAAATAATGAGCATAGAAATATTATAGAACTTTTTAAGAAAAAGAAAAGTGAAGAATTAGAGCATTTCTTAAGGGAAGTTCATTGGGCAACAAAATATTTAGATATGGTATAA
- a CDS encoding 2-oxoacid:acceptor oxidoreductase family protein has protein sequence MTEIICAGFGGQGILTTGMMLIYAGMDQEKNVCWYPSYGSEMRGGTANCNVKISDGKIASPYCKNVDILFTMNGPAIDKFENSIKPGGYLFVNSSIVDDKRKYRKDIIVVKVPTMELAAKVENLKGTNIVMLGALVNATKIFEKEEFSNAMCKYFENKGKGKYNVKNVEAYEAGYNSIH, from the coding sequence ATGACTGAAATTATATGTGCAGGATTTGGTGGACAAGGTATATTAACAACAGGAATGATGCTTATTTATGCAGGAATGGATCAAGAAAAGAATGTATGCTGGTACCCATCATATGGCTCAGAAATGAGGGGAGGTACTGCAAATTGTAATGTTAAGATTAGTGATGGAAAAATTGCGAGTCCATATTGTAAAAATGTAGACATTTTATTTACTATGAATGGTCCTGCTATAGATAAGTTTGAGAACTCAATTAAACCAGGTGGATATCTTTTTGTTAACAGTTCAATAGTGGATGATAAGAGAAAATATAGAAAAGATATAATTGTAGTTAAGGTACCTACAATGGAGTTGGCAGCAAAGGTTGAAAATTTAAAGGGTACTAATATAGTTATGTTGGGTGCATTAGTAAATGCTACAAAAATATTTGAAAAAGAAGAATTTTCAAATGCTATGTGTAAGTATTTTGAAAACAAAGGAAAAGGGAAATATAATGTAAAAAATGTAGAAGCATATGAAGCAGGATATAATTCAATTCATTGA
- a CDS encoding MFS transporter, with translation MNDKTRKYLAILALGVSGASIYLLPFIKYVFYDQQIEAMGITNAQSGFLLTMYAMGNIFLYIPGGILADKLSPKRCLLFSLLSTTALTIVYGFTLSYKAALVIWFLLSITTVLVFWSALLKAVRIIGSEKEQGTMFGIYYAVNGITGAIFNAIALWSTRLTSNAQGAMFNVTMIYAVATTLAAVLVFLFLKKDSDVKVETSENEKFQFKDVAHLLKNPYVWIFSLVVFCGYSLFSSTSYFTPYLTDVVGVSPISSGIYSIIRNYLFMLLAPISGYIADRGFKSTSKWLIITLSILVVLFIGVLVIPSGANATMISVYTLLPGAFGLASYSIVFSLIGETKIPAKVTGTVIGLASVIGYSPDLFMSTMFGSWLDKLGKNGYTYIFLYLAATCVVGIVCAYLIRRHAVNINGLGKNNKQTNTVINN, from the coding sequence ATGAATGATAAAACCAGAAAGTATTTAGCCATATTAGCTTTAGGTGTAAGTGGTGCTTCAATCTATTTACTCCCATTTATTAAATATGTATTTTATGATCAGCAAATTGAAGCAATGGGAATAACCAATGCACAGTCAGGTTTTCTTTTGACAATGTATGCAATGGGCAATATATTTTTATACATACCAGGAGGTATATTAGCTGACAAATTGTCACCTAAAAGATGTTTGTTATTTTCTCTTTTAAGCACTACTGCATTAACAATTGTATACGGTTTCACCCTGAGTTATAAAGCAGCGTTAGTAATTTGGTTCTTACTGTCAATTACTACAGTTTTGGTTTTTTGGTCAGCATTACTTAAGGCTGTAAGAATTATTGGTTCGGAAAAAGAGCAAGGGACTATGTTTGGTATATATTATGCTGTGAATGGAATTACAGGAGCTATATTTAACGCTATAGCCTTATGGTCTACCCGTTTGACAAGTAATGCACAAGGTGCAATGTTTAATGTAACGATGATTTATGCAGTAGCTACTACACTAGCAGCTGTGTTGGTATTCCTATTCTTGAAAAAAGATAGTGATGTTAAAGTTGAAACATCTGAAAACGAAAAATTCCAATTTAAAGACGTTGCTCATTTGCTTAAAAATCCATATGTTTGGATATTTTCATTAGTTGTTTTTTGTGGATATAGTTTATTTTCAAGTACTTCATATTTTACTCCATATCTAACGGATGTTGTTGGGGTATCACCTATAAGTTCTGGAATATATTCTATAATAAGGAACTATTTATTTATGCTATTAGCTCCTATTTCAGGTTATATTGCAGATAGGGGTTTTAAATCAACAAGCAAATGGCTTATAATTACTTTAAGTATTCTTGTAGTATTATTTATAGGAGTATTGGTAATTCCTTCAGGTGCAAATGCAACAATGATAAGTGTATATACACTTTTGCCAGGTGCGTTTGGACTAGCTTCATATAGTATTGTATTTTCTCTTATTGGTGAAACTAAAATTCCAGCAAAAGTAACTGGAACAGTAATTGGGTTAGCTTCTGTCATTGGATACTCGCCAGATCTATTTATGTCTACAATGTTTGGAAGTTGGCTTGATAAACTTGGCAAGAATGGGTACACTTATATTTTTTTATACTTAGCTGCTACTTGTGTAGTTGGTATAGTGTGTGCATATTTAATTAGACGTCATGCTGTAAACATTAACGGATTAGGTAAGAATAATAAACAAACTAATACTGTTATTAACAATTAG
- a CDS encoding acetate--CoA ligase family protein codes for MNLTKLLKPNTVAVIGASEKEGFGGDTCRNIIEYTKDLKNTYFVNPKKDSVFNYPCYKSMSEIPVDIDMIVICTPQKTVESLLIEASKKGCGGAVVFASGYSETGTEEGKKAEKSLKELCEKLDIALMGPNCAGFVNYISNVYPFAFISKKRDRKGNVGLISQSGQLCLSLMESQDMKFSYAISAGNSKVITMEDYIDFLVEDEDTKVISIYLEGVKEPRKFIKSLRKAAIKSKPIIVLKAGKSEKGKKNAASHTGSLAGSDKTFDAIFKKFGVIRVDDMEELLATSNMFSIIDRLPEKPTFASMNLSGGETGICADTGATYGVEFPDFTEDTLSKLREQLPSYASPNNPLDMTATLSYDADLYAGALRTVMNDKNIGAVIIGYTLLFEIADPAIYYMAEGIKRVIEEGNSKPILMLPFLENTRNYEYAEKLRNLGVPILPPSIYAFKILKYLADFIQYKYEDKILEIALPDENDLSSTKALSEFESKMLLKRNGIPVGEVCVVKNEIEALEAAKKIGYPLVMKIESSDILHKSDVGGVKLNLNSENEVISAYHEILVNANIYKPDAKINGILMQEMMPKGLEVIIGVNNDVQFGPMILVGLGGVFVEIFKDVSLYPAPLNKKEAYKMISELKAYKMLKGYRGEKPCDVEALTEMMVKISIFANENKSKLSEIDINPLIVYPEGMGVGVADALIVLKE; via the coding sequence ATGAATTTAACAAAATTATTAAAACCCAATACTGTTGCAGTTATAGGTGCTAGCGAAAAAGAAGGATTTGGAGGAGATACATGTAGAAACATAATTGAGTATACAAAAGATTTAAAAAATACTTATTTTGTAAATCCTAAAAAAGATAGCGTTTTTAATTACCCTTGTTATAAATCAATGTCAGAGATTCCGGTAGATATTGATATGATAGTTATATGTACACCTCAAAAAACAGTGGAATCATTGCTGATAGAAGCTTCTAAAAAAGGTTGCGGTGGAGCAGTGGTATTTGCAAGCGGCTATTCAGAAACTGGTACTGAAGAAGGCAAAAAAGCAGAAAAGTCATTAAAAGAGTTGTGTGAAAAATTAGATATAGCATTAATGGGACCAAATTGTGCTGGCTTCGTAAATTATATTAGTAATGTTTATCCATTTGCTTTCATTTCTAAAAAAAGAGATAGAAAAGGTAATGTAGGATTAATATCTCAAAGTGGACAACTTTGTTTATCATTAATGGAAAGTCAGGATATGAAATTCTCATATGCTATTTCGGCAGGAAATAGCAAGGTTATAACGATGGAAGATTATATAGATTTTTTGGTAGAAGATGAAGACACTAAGGTGATAAGTATATATTTAGAAGGAGTAAAAGAACCAAGAAAGTTTATAAAATCCCTAAGAAAAGCTGCGATTAAAAGTAAGCCAATAATAGTTTTAAAAGCTGGCAAATCAGAAAAGGGAAAAAAGAATGCCGCATCTCATACAGGAAGTTTAGCTGGATCTGATAAAACCTTTGATGCAATATTTAAGAAATTTGGTGTTATTAGAGTTGATGATATGGAAGAATTGTTAGCAACCTCCAATATGTTTTCAATTATTGACAGGTTGCCGGAAAAACCAACATTTGCATCAATGAATTTATCAGGAGGAGAAACAGGAATTTGTGCAGATACAGGGGCAACTTATGGAGTAGAATTCCCAGATTTTACAGAGGATACATTATCAAAGTTAAGAGAACAGTTGCCATCTTATGCTTCACCAAACAATCCATTAGATATGACAGCAACATTATCCTATGATGCAGATTTATATGCAGGGGCACTTAGGACAGTAATGAATGATAAAAATATTGGTGCTGTAATTATAGGATATACACTATTATTTGAAATAGCAGATCCTGCAATATATTATATGGCAGAAGGAATAAAGAGAGTAATTGAAGAAGGAAATAGCAAACCAATATTAATGCTTCCATTCTTAGAGAATACACGTAATTATGAGTACGCTGAAAAACTCAGAAATTTAGGAGTTCCAATATTACCACCGTCTATATATGCTTTTAAAATTTTAAAATACTTAGCAGATTTTATTCAATATAAATATGAAGATAAAATTTTAGAAATTGCATTACCAGATGAAAATGATTTGTCTAGTACAAAAGCATTATCTGAGTTTGAAAGTAAGATGCTTTTAAAACGAAATGGAATACCTGTAGGTGAAGTATGTGTTGTAAAAAATGAAATAGAGGCATTGGAAGCAGCAAAAAAAATTGGATATCCATTGGTTATGAAAATTGAATCATCAGATATTCTTCACAAATCTGATGTTGGTGGAGTTAAACTAAATTTAAATTCAGAAAATGAAGTTATAAGTGCTTATCATGAAATATTGGTTAATGCAAATATCTATAAACCTGATGCTAAAATAAATGGAATTCTTATGCAGGAAATGATGCCAAAAGGATTAGAAGTAATTATAGGTGTAAATAATGATGTCCAATTCGGGCCTATGATTCTTGTGGGACTTGGAGGAGTTTTTGTAGAAATTTTTAAAGATGTATCATTATATCCTGCTCCACTTAATAAAAAAGAAGCATATAAAATGATAAGTGAGTTAAAAGCATATAAAATGTTAAAGGGGTATAGAGGAGAAAAACCTTGTGATGTAGAAGCTTTAACAGAGATGATGGTAAAAATATCTATTTTTGCAAATGAAAATAAAAGCAAGTTATCAGAAATAGATATTAATCCGCTAATTGTATATCCAGAAGGAATGGGAGTAGGAGTTGCAGATGCTTTGATTGTCTTGAAAGAGTAA
- a CDS encoding thiamine pyrophosphate-dependent enzyme, producing the protein MKLKAPESISFAETSFCPGCGHGIVARLIGEVSEEMGVTEKLLTVIDVACCSLNIDTWRFDTIMAPHGRPIPTATGLKNVRKDNPVLAYIGDGAAYSIGMAETMHGAIRNDNVIVIVVNNGVYGMTGGQMAPTSLEGQKTTSSIKGKDIHKTGKPFDIVKAIGKFDIAYLARGSVGSAADVRKTKTYIRKAFEKHMNNDGYCLVEILSQCPTNMNLGMTPIKCAERVETVMSDYFNTGEFVDKGGNL; encoded by the coding sequence ATGAAACTTAAAGCACCAGAATCAATTTCATTTGCAGAAACCTCATTTTGTCCTGGTTGTGGTCATGGTATAGTGGCTAGGTTAATTGGTGAAGTTTCTGAGGAAATGGGGGTAACAGAAAAATTACTAACAGTTATAGATGTTGCTTGTTGTTCGTTAAATATTGATACATGGAGATTTGATACAATTATGGCTCCACACGGAAGACCCATTCCTACAGCTACAGGGTTAAAAAATGTGAGAAAAGATAATCCAGTTTTGGCTTATATAGGGGATGGAGCTGCGTATTCCATAGGAATGGCTGAAACTATGCATGGTGCAATTAGAAATGATAATGTAATAGTAATTGTAGTAAACAATGGAGTATATGGAATGACTGGAGGTCAAATGGCACCAACTTCTTTAGAAGGACAGAAAACTACTTCATCAATTAAAGGAAAAGATATACACAAAACAGGAAAACCTTTTGATATTGTTAAAGCAATTGGAAAATTTGATATAGCATATTTAGCAAGAGGTTCAGTAGGCAGTGCCGCAGATGTAAGAAAAACAAAAACTTATATAAGAAAAGCTTTTGAAAAGCATATGAATAATGATGGTTATTGTCTTGTAGAAATATTATCACAATGTCCCACAAATATGAATTTAGGTATGACACCAATAAAATGCGCGGAGAGAGTAGAAACAGTAATGTCTGATTATTTCAATACTGGTGAATTTGTAGATAAAGGAGGTAATCTATAA
- a CDS encoding 4Fe-4S binding protein: protein MEKAKANTKRCKGCYYCVKACPKEAITVSDEVNLKGYAVIKIDEEKCIACGMCYTVCPDYVFELV, encoded by the coding sequence ATGGAGAAAGCTAAAGCTAACACTAAAAGGTGCAAAGGCTGCTATTATTGCGTAAAAGCATGTCCAAAAGAAGCTATTACTGTTTCAGATGAAGTTAACTTAAAGGGTTATGCAGTAATTAAAATTGATGAAGAAAAATGCATAGCATGTGGTATGTGTTATACTGTATGCCCGGATTATGTTTTTGAGTTGGTATAG